A window from Nycticebus coucang isolate mNycCou1 chromosome X, mNycCou1.pri, whole genome shotgun sequence encodes these proteins:
- the PNMA3 gene encoding paraneoplastic antigen Ma3 — translation MPLTLLQDWCRGEHLDTQRCMLILGIPEDCSEDEFEETFQESFRALGRYRVIGRMFRREENAQAFLLELAQDIDYSLVPREIPGKGGPWEVIVKPLNSDGEFLSRLNRFLEEERRSVSDMNRVLQSDTNFLAPRVTISPDLWTWAQTLGAAVQPLLEQMLYRELRVFSGNTISIPGALAFDAWLEHTTDMLQMWQVPEGEKRRRLMECLRGPALQVISGLRAGNAAITVEECLAALQQVFGPVESRKIAQVKFCKAYQEAGEKVSSFVIRLEPLLQKAVEKNAVSRRNVNQTRLKQVLSGATLPDKLRDKLKLMKQRRKPPGFLALVKLLREEEEWEATLGPDRARLEGLEVGPRPSGVSAVGALSVPALSNRFEAKLSHGARRRRGRGQHRRGGMPRAGSRGSRKRKRHTFCYGCGEDGHIRVECFNPSNQPLVKQKRQTANESGNGKWAWDKSHPKSKAK, via the coding sequence ATGCCGTTGACCCTGTTGCAGGACTGGTGTAGGGGGGAACATCTGGACACCCAGAGGTGCATGCTCATCCTGGGGATTCCTGAGGACTGCAGCGAGGATGAGTTTGAGGAGACTTTCCAGGAGTCTTTCAGGGCCCTGGGTAGATATAGGGTAATTGGCAGGATGTTCAGGAGAGAGGAGAACGCCCAAGCATTTCTGCTGGAGCTTGCGCAAGATATCGACTATTCTTTGGTCCCCAGGGAAATACCAGGAAAGGGGGGGCCGTGGGAAGTGATTGTAAAACCCCTTAACTCAGATGGCGAATTTCTCAGTAGACTGAACCGCTTCTTAGAGGAGGAGAGGCGGTCTGTGTCAGACATGAACAGAGTTCTCCAGTCAGACACAAACTTCTTGGCTCCGAGAGTGACTATATCACCAGATTTATGGACCTGGGCCCAGACCCTGGGGGCAGCAGTGCAGCCTCTGCTAGAACAAATGTTGTACCGAGAACTAAGAGTGTTTTCTGGGAACACCATATCCATCCCGGGGGCGCTGGCCTTTGATGCCTGGCTTGAGCACACCACTGACATGTTAcagatgtggcaggtgcctgagggGGAAAAGCGAAGGCGGCTGATGGAGTGCCTGAGGGGCCCTGCTCTGCAGGTGATCAGTGGGCTACGGGCAGGCAATGCTGCCATCACTGTGGAGGAATGCTTGGCAGCCCTGCAGCAGGTGTTTGGACCTGTGGAGAGTCGTAAGATTGCCCAGGTGAAGTTCTGTAAGGCCTATCAGGAGGCAGGAGAGAAAGTCTCTAGTTTTGTGATACGCTTAGAACCCCTGCTCCAAAAAGCTGTAGAAAAAAATGCGGTGTCGCGAAGAAATGTGAATCAGACTCGCCTGAAACAGGTCTTGAGTGGGGCCACTCTCCCTGACAAACTCCGAGACAAGCTTAAGCTGATGAAACAACGAAGAAAGCCTCCCGGTTTTCTGGCACTGGTGAAGCTCCTGCGTGAGGAGGAGGAGTGGGAGGCCACTTTAGGTCCAGATAGGGCAAGGTTGGAAGGGCTGGAAGTAGGCCCAAGGCCATCAGGAGTCAGTGCAGTTGGGGCACTGTCTGTCCCTGCCTTGAGCAACCGTTTTGAGGCAAAGCTTTCCCATGGTGCCCGGCGCCGGAGGGGCAGAGGCCAACACCGAAGAGGGGGTATGCCCAGGGCTGGCTCTCGAGGCTCAAGAAAACGGAAACGCCACACATTCTGCTATGGCTGTGGGGAAGATGGCCATATCAGGGTAGAGTGTTTCAACCCCTCCAACCAGCCCTTGGTAAAGCAGAAGAGACAGACTGCAAATGAATCGGGAAACGGGAAATGGGCTTGGGACAAGAGCCATCCCAAGTCCAAGGCCAAGTAG